In Sandaracinaceae bacterium, the following proteins share a genomic window:
- a CDS encoding SDR family oxidoreductase yields MSGICEGRVVIVTGAGRGIGREHALELARQGAKVVVNDLGATNHGEGRDEGPAAEVVSAIKAMGGEAFANGADVANWAQTKALVDETVATFGRLDVVVNNAGFVRDRMFVSCSEEEWDAVVNVHLKGHFCLSRHAAAYWRDQVKAGNKVDARIINTSSGAGVLGSVGQCAYSAAKAGIATLTLVQGAELKRYGVTANAICPIARTRMTEGAFSDAMKAPEEGFDVNDPANVSPFVAWLASSESSEVTGRVWEIFGGNITVFDGYRRDQVLDIGKRWDPSEIGPVVGRMLESAQPLVKVYGT; encoded by the coding sequence ATGAGTGGAATCTGTGAAGGTCGCGTGGTCATCGTCACGGGCGCAGGGCGCGGCATCGGCCGTGAGCACGCGCTCGAGCTGGCGCGTCAGGGCGCCAAGGTGGTGGTCAACGATCTGGGCGCCACCAACCACGGCGAGGGCCGCGACGAGGGCCCGGCCGCCGAGGTGGTGAGCGCCATCAAGGCCATGGGCGGCGAGGCGTTTGCCAACGGCGCCGACGTGGCCAACTGGGCACAGACCAAGGCGCTGGTGGACGAGACCGTGGCCACCTTCGGGCGGCTGGACGTGGTGGTGAACAACGCCGGCTTCGTGCGCGACCGCATGTTCGTGAGCTGCAGCGAAGAGGAGTGGGACGCGGTGGTGAACGTGCACCTCAAGGGGCACTTCTGCCTGTCGCGCCACGCGGCGGCCTACTGGCGTGACCAGGTGAAGGCCGGCAACAAGGTGGACGCGCGCATCATCAACACCAGCTCCGGCGCGGGCGTGCTGGGCAGCGTGGGGCAGTGCGCCTACTCGGCCGCCAAGGCCGGCATCGCCACGCTCACGCTGGTGCAGGGCGCGGAGCTCAAGCGCTACGGCGTCACGGCCAACGCCATCTGCCCCATCGCGCGCACGCGCATGACCGAGGGCGCGTTCTCGGACGCCATGAAGGCGCCGGAAGAGGGCTTCGACGTGAACGACCCGGCCAACGTGTCGCCCTTCGTGGCGTGGCTGGCCAGCAGCGAGAGCAGCGAGGTGACCGGCCGCGTGTGGGAGATCTTCGGCGGCAACATCACCGTGTTCGACGGCTACCGCCGCGACCAGGTGCTGGACATCGGCAAGCGCTGGGACCCGAGCGAGATTGGCCCCGTGGTGGGGCGCATGCTGGAGTCCGCGCAGCCGCTCGTGAAGGTCTACGGCACGTGA
- a CDS encoding NADP-dependent oxidoreductase, with the protein MSTLPSTQKQVLLARRPHGVPVAEDFALAEGPVPQAVGPGQVLLRQIYLSLDPAIRGWMSDSKSYLPPIAIGAPVRSGTLSQVVLSSVPEWQPGDLCQALATWEEYALVPAQQLMGKITPVPGIPLSSMLNVLGGNGLTAYFGLYDVGRPEAGETVLVSAAAGGVGSIVGQLAKLRGCRVVGLTGSSDKCEWLCSELGFDAALNYKSANLSQQLKDVCPKGVDVFFDGVGGELLDLVLPRLAMRGRVVVCGAISEINRTEPGPGLRNIMQLMAKRARMEGFVTLDYADRYAAARDELAGYVREGALKTRDEIVDGIEHAPAHLLRLFSGDHRGKLMVKVTDPV; encoded by the coding sequence ATGAGCACGCTGCCCAGCACCCAGAAGCAAGTCCTCCTCGCGCGGCGCCCACATGGCGTGCCCGTGGCCGAGGACTTTGCGCTGGCCGAGGGGCCCGTGCCCCAAGCGGTGGGGCCGGGGCAGGTGCTCCTGCGGCAGATCTACCTCTCGCTCGACCCGGCCATCCGCGGCTGGATGAGCGACAGCAAGAGCTACCTGCCGCCCATCGCCATTGGCGCGCCGGTGCGCAGCGGCACGCTGTCGCAGGTGGTGCTGAGCAGCGTGCCCGAGTGGCAGCCCGGCGACCTGTGCCAGGCGCTGGCCACCTGGGAAGAATACGCGCTGGTGCCGGCGCAGCAGCTCATGGGCAAGATCACGCCCGTGCCCGGCATCCCGCTCAGCTCCATGCTCAACGTGCTGGGCGGCAACGGGCTCACGGCCTACTTCGGGCTCTATGACGTGGGCCGCCCCGAGGCGGGCGAGACGGTGCTGGTGAGCGCGGCCGCCGGCGGCGTGGGCAGCATCGTGGGGCAGCTGGCCAAGCTGCGCGGCTGCCGCGTGGTGGGCCTCACGGGGTCTAGCGACAAGTGCGAGTGGCTGTGCAGCGAGCTGGGCTTCGACGCGGCGCTCAACTACAAGAGCGCCAACCTGAGCCAGCAGCTGAAGGACGTGTGCCCCAAGGGCGTGGACGTGTTCTTCGACGGCGTGGGCGGTGAGCTGCTGGACCTGGTGCTGCCGCGCCTGGCCATGCGCGGGCGCGTGGTGGTGTGCGGGGCCATCAGCGAGATCAACCGCACCGAGCCGGGCCCGGGCCTGCGCAACATCATGCAGCTCATGGCCAAGCGCGCGCGCATGGAGGGCTTCGTGACGCTGGACTATGCCGACCGCTACGCCGCCGCCCGCGACGAGCTGGCCGGGTACGTGCGCGAGGGCGCGCTCAAGACGCGCGACGAGATCGTGGATGGCATCGAGCACGCGCCGGCGCACCTGCTGCGCCTGTTCTCGGGGGACCACCGCGGCAAGCTGATGGTGAAGGTCACCGACCCCGTGTGA